In Fusarium fujikuroi IMI 58289 draft genome, chromosome FFUJ_chr02, the genomic stretch TTGCTGGGCGAGAAGACTTCGATGACGGGCATGGAGCCATCAGGCTTGACGACCTGACCGGCAGCTGTGAAGCCGGTTTGGAGGAGACGGTTGATCATCTCCTTCGCGTGAGCGACGGCATCTTCCTCACCCATGCCGAGCGTATCGGAAAGTGATGCGAGAATGTCGAACTGCGCCGTGAGGAGCATCTGGATCATGGCGGcatcaccagccttgtcCTGCTCAAGGACTTCCCGGTAGGCCTCGCGATTGAAGTTGGCCTTGATCAGCTCAGCTTCGCGGGTCAAGTTGTCGGCTTCTCCGTTATCAGCACCCTCGATaccttgaagttgttgcaAGCTATGCGACAGAGCTGTGTCGATGGCTCGGTCCCAGGCAgacttctccagcttctgatGGATATGATGTCGGCTGTTCTCCAACTCAACGAGAATGCCCTGTGCGGTCTTTCGGATAGCGACAAGGTTCTCTGGCATTGCATCTTCATCCCCTCGTTCATCGCAGACCGTGTCGAAGGCAGCAATCCATCCGGACAGCATACCGATACGGCGCTCGAAAGCCTTAAGACGCTTCATGTTGGTGATACGCTCTTGACGCTCAGGAGCAGAGTTCTCGTAGGCGATGCGCAATCGCTGGATTCCTTCGCGAGCCATGGCATCCCGCTTGTCGCATTGCTTTCGGAACTTGGCAAAGAACATGGCCTCGGCGTCCTTCTGCTGAGCCTTGAGCTCGTTGATCAAGGCCATCTGTTCGTCGATCTTAACCAAGAAGTCCTTGACGTGGCGGTTGACGTTGAAGACGTTCCGCGTCACCTTGGTCTGGATGTTCTTGGCCCGGTTGGCGTATCGAAGGGTGTTTTGTGTCTCGTCGAAATGGGCGCTTGATGGTGACACACAGACGATCATGACAGTCTTGCAGTTGCCTCCGAGGGAGAACTTGAGCAGTCGAGTAAGCTTACTGTTTCGGTAGGGAACGTGCTGCTTCTGTCGACGGTCGCAGAGGGCGTTGATGCAGCTcccgagggcgaggagggatttgttgatgttggcacCTTCAGTGAGACGCTCGCCGCGGTTCTTGGTGACGGATGCTCGTTCGGAACcagcaagatcaatgatGCTGAGTGTGGCCATGGTGTGAGGCTCGCTGGCACCGGCTGATCGGTCCTTTTGAGCGATGTTGATCTGGAGAACGGCGTGTGATCGGGAAGAAGTAGCGTTGGCCTCGGTAGGCGAAACTGTGCGGTATTCGTTTCCTTGGACAATCATATCCATAACCTCCTGGACATCCTTGGGGTGATGACTCGTCAATCCAGACACAGTGACAGCCTGGTTGCTGTCCTCCCTGAGCATCAATCCACCCCTACTCCCACCAGGAACCAACAAATCACGAATGGTCTCGTTATAAATCTCGAGGTAGCTCAGACTTAGATCCGTCACCTTGTCTTGGCTGCGCTCCTCAATTTTCTCGAACAGTTCCTGCATGGTCATGAAGATAATACCGGGATGTTGTGATGTACCAGTAATGGTATGTGTCTTTCCGCAACCTGTGGCGCCATAGGCGAAGACTGTCGCATTGTAGCCATCGAGGACGCTGTCGAGGAGGGTTCGAGTAGTGCCTTCATAGACATCGGACTGTGTTGTGTTTTCGTCGAAGACGCGGTCGAAAGCAAAAACTTGGTCTTTGACCTTTTTCGATGAGGGTAGGACTGAGCGGGAGAATTTCTGAACGGGGCTGTCCTCGGGAGGATCAAAGACTCTGTCTTGGGTCAGCGTTTGTGCTTGTTGTAGTGAGGACGATGCGCGTACAAACAACGATCATCGACAACCTTAATAACGTTTCGAATGCCGCGTTGGTGCAGCTTTGGCGTAGGCGCAGCGGCGAGAGAGCCATCACCGAGGAAGAGGGTTCCGTCGTCATTCTTTTGTCTGTCACGCCGTTAATAAGCCTACTACACAATATTGGCGTGTTGCTTACAGTTGCGCAGCCTCTCGAATCGTAAAAGGTCGAACTCGAACTGTGATAACGGTCAGCTTCGCATGGCAGTCGACGGGCGTATATCATACCAGCAACAGTGATCGAATTCTGCCCAGCAGCAGCTGAAGCGCCCATGACAGCCATGATATCCTTCTTCGCTCGACTCTTGACGTTGGTGAAGTCACGAGCTCTTCCACCTCAGTATCAATCGACAGTGAAGCCGTTAGGAGTAAAcaaagcttaaaaagaaaggcacGCTCGATGCAGAGCAGATGATCATAGAAACAATGTTCGAAAATGAACTCGAACAAGAAAcgaaaaaataaaaacaaAGACGAATAGCTCTGTGTACCTGTTGTCGTTAgttagtagtagtagtagacTACGAGCCGGGCGGTAGTTGTAGAGAAATCAATTCAGAGCTGCCGAGCACGGTTGTAGGTGACGTCTGGTTTGTTTTTCGACCTTTTTCGGACGTGTTGCTGTGGTGACGCCTTAGCTCCGTTTTTATCAGGGGTTCTCTAAGTGGCATTCATGCGGGTGTTCTTTGGCCCCTGGAGGTGAGGCTGGAGAAGCTATGAAACAATGGAATTTGAGTCATATTATGGAGACATTTGCCATGTGTTGGAGACTCATTTGTGGCTTTATTGTTGTTGACCTCAAAGCTCGAGATGCTGGCAGGCCCTTGGTAATAGTAGCCAGAGGACTAGCTTTACCTTACCCTGTATCAAAACGACTTTTCTTTCCAACAACCTACAATACAATGTGGTTGGGATGCGATTCTTCAGAGTCAGTCTGATGAAATTCAACTGGTTTTGATTCAcgctttaataagtatttatcGCCGTTTTCTCATTGCGGACTGTCGTGGGCCGTGATTGAGACTCCCGGTGGCGGTGTTACAGCCTCCACTAACGAGGCCCATGCATATGGCCATCACAATAATTACCAACTTCCAAGAACAAACAAGGTGTATGACACGTACCACAGTCAAAACAAAGCAGAATAAACAGCAGATGACATAGGGATCAGAGCGGAGTCCAAATACTTTCCTTGACATCGCTAAACCCCAACATCACAGCATCAGAAGCGCAACAGGTCTCCCAGTAAAAATCACCATCAATTTACCATTTAGTTTACAACCTAACGCCTACCATGCAACAAAAATACCCCAATTCACAAGAAGTAGTGAAGACATTCACCCCACCTAACTCACAGTCTCCGGTACAAACGCATACCGCGGCAGCATCGACATCCTCTCCTCAGGACTAACCTCCGCATCATCGTAGAACatcctcgccttcttctctttcttcttcttgtcgccaCCCTCTTCCTCCGCCTTGGTCGCAGCTGGCTTGATACCCGCCTCTGCCATACGAATCATCTGATCAATATCGTCGCCGGCACCACCGCTCCAAGATCCGCCTTGTGTCGGTCGCTGGGGTAGACCAGCTGCCGTGGGGAGCGCACCGGATGATGGACGTGCGGGGAGGTTGCTGGCGGAGAAGGTGTagggctgggctgggttGGGGGGTTGTACGGGGTAGCCTTGTTGTTGGTCGAAGGATGCTTGGGGAGGGGTCTGGTAAGAGCCATTCTACAGATATTAGCATATTCCAAGATAGGACGTAGAGAAGAGAAACTCACGAAAGGAGCTTGCGCTGGTGTCTCGGTATTCGCAGCCGCAGCGGGATCAACACCTCCATTGGCAGCAATCTCCTGCTTCCTCTTTCGAAACTCAGCCAATCTCTGCTTCAGCTCCTCCGGCGACTcagtcttgatcttcttctgcgCATGACCCTGTCCTGGCAGCGGATTTCCCGTCGCGATCTGTCTGTCCTTCTGCGCCTGCTGGAAATTCTGTAGGATGCGGTTGCGGTGCTGATCGAGCATGTCCTGGGGGATACCTTCCATGCCAAAAATCTCCACCTCAAGACCCTGTCTGCTCGGAAGCGCGTTCTCGACCTGTGTAAGGTTTTCTTTGTGGACTTGGTTCATGTGCACGGAGAGACCTGTGTTGTCAGCGCGGCTTTCGTGGGATTCGGATGATTGTAAACGTACCTCCTGCTGTGTTGAGACGACGACCACAGCGGTCGCATTTGAAGTGCTTTGCCTTCTGGTGAGaaatgagaagcttgagatcttCGAAATCACGCTCGCCTGTGATAAATGTTAGCATTGAGTGATCAGAGCGCAAGCCGCAGGATTCGTACAGTAGTAGCACCAGGGTCGACTGAGGACCTCCTCGATGTCAGCGTGACTGCGTCGCTTCTTGCCCATCTTGCTTTTGATGTCGGATATGTAGTGCAAGTCGATGAGGATAGTGCGCGGTCAATTCGAGCACAGAGAGGTTCCTGATAATGGTCGAATCGCAATATCTTGGACGTGGAGCTTAGAACTGAACGCGACTCGAAAAAGAGTGGGTAGCTTCGTCGGAGAAGCCCCGGTTAAAAAGAGCGGatgcctcaacaccaagcatcAATGACGGGACATATTAGACTTTGCCATCACGAGAACAACTTTTTTCAGAGTTCCCATCTTGGAAGTGAGAGACCACGCGTAGCAGTATTGCATTTAGTAAACTTTGATGTGTGTAGTGATTATACATTGATTATATACGTCTATAATGTCAAgcaaatatttatatagcagAAGCTAAACCAGCATCATCCAAACTCATCTTCCAATGCCAAGATGCATATTTTTTTAACCATCCCACCCCCA encodes the following:
- a CDS encoding probable kinesin-related protein KIP3, producing the protein MAVMGASAAAGQNSITVAVRVRPFTIREAAQLQKNDDGTLFLGDGSLAAAPTPKLHQRGIRNVIKVVDDRCLVFDPPEDSPVQKFSRSVLPSSKKVKDQVFAFDRVFDENTTQSDVYEGTTRTLLDSVLDGYNATVFAYGATGCGKTHTITGTSQHPGIIFMTMQELFEKIEERSQDKVTDLSLSYLEIYNETIRDLLVPGGSRGGLMLREDSNQAVTVSGLTSHHPKDVQEVMDMIVQGNEYRTVSPTEANATSSRSHAVLQINIAQKDRSAGASEPHTMATLSIIDLAGSERASVTKNRGERLTEGANINKSLLALGSCINALCDRRQKQHVPYRNSKLTRLLKFSLGGNCKTVMIVCVSPSSAHFDETQNTLRYANRAKNIQTKVTRNVFNVNRHVKDFLVKIDEQMALINELKAQQKDAEAMFFAKFRKQCDKRDAMAREGIQRLRIAYENSAPERQERITNMKRLKAFERRIGMLSGWIAAFDTVCDERGDEDAMPENLVAIRKTAQGILVELENSRHHIHQKLEKSAWDRAIDTALSHSLQQLQGIEGADNGEADNLTREAELIKANFNREAYREVLEQDKAGDAAMIQMLLTAQFDILASLSDTLGMGEEDAVAHAKEMINRLLQTGFTAAGQVVKPDGSMPVIEVFSPSKRGTPKRKKAIAMHIKPVSAPNFMPAHSDHAPVSPIKGSPRRRKVLGASKKGVSFTPVKAKKKGGVRWRDDETEEGTLEDFSKTPQKYNSSPAIPSPEKPIVAPIMPSYLEPETSTVEESSPSLEIPEASSLGAKPSRFQAGFLSKGPRHSLADGSPKAPTMTLKLEASPDIQRTPPLRSLDVTKSGNFSPSPSGLGIPRAIRRLPTIHDENNPPGSGSDSETSTIDARKLQTALRTAMKEKARRASIMAGTTASSTKRVSSMGSLPERTGPRPSLPAALASSTNGISRLRRGSAERRRSPPMACSPNDFKIDMALTPGQARRMNMNNTATRMEGPGSSPQGGMAGSAPRRITIGMGSGAAHRRQDSRGYTLR
- a CDS encoding related to zinc finger protein; the encoded protein is MGKKRRSHADIEEVLSRPWCYYCERDFEDLKLLISHQKAKHFKCDRCGRRLNTAGGLSVHMNQVHKENLTQVENALPSRQGLEVEIFGMEGIPQDMLDQHRNRILQNFQQAQKDRQIATGNPLPGQGHAQKKIKTESPEELKQRLAEFRKRKQEIAANGGVDPAAAANTETPAQAPFNGSYQTPPQASFDQQQGYPVQPPNPAQPYTFSASNLPARPSSGALPTAAGLPQRPTQGGSWSGGAGDDIDQMIRMAEAGIKPAATKAEEEGGDKKKKEKKARMFYDDAEVSPEERMSMLPRYAFVPETVS